The following DNA comes from Excalfactoria chinensis isolate bCotChi1 chromosome 5, bCotChi1.hap2, whole genome shotgun sequence.
GGTCTGGATCTCACAGCCAAACCTCTTGCTGACCTTGCATATGCTGTAGGCCAGGTTTTTCATTCAATCAACAAGACATTGGCCTTGAAGTTCAATGGAGACAGGACTTAGGAGAAGCCCAAGTCTCTCCCTATCTAGAAGGCCTCTCCAAAAGCATCTGGTCACCTTTATGTCCCATGGATACCCTTCACTTCAACCCCACAGTCTTCCTTCCCTACCAATGAACCCATCTCCCCATCCTCCCAGATTCATGTACATCGGGCTCCCCAGCTTCACCTCTCGTTCTCCTGGTAGGATTCATCTCCCACTTGATCTGTGCCTTCTGCACCCTCCTGGCACTCCTCAGGGTCCGACATATCCCTCCTGGCTAGCACAGAGGGATGATGCAAGATGTTGCTGCCGCCGCCGCTTTGCTCTTCCTGCGCTCAGCAGAAGTGAGCTGTGCCGGAAACTTTGCGGGCTGAGGGCTCGGGGGgggatgggagaggagcagggggaatgcaaattattatttttttaacaaccGTTTGTATTACTTTAAGGTTCTGCCTGTCAGCAGCCTCAAAAGTGGGAAGTGTTAAGCTAAGATGAAGGGACAGCAGGGGGCATGGTCATCCCCCCACCACGGCAGTAAGAGCAGCCCATCACTCCCCAGAGTCACTTACGGTGTAGGCATGGCCAATCTGGGGTAATACTTCAGCACCCTACAGTGAATTGGGCACCATCACCACAAATACGAAGGTAGTCTTGGTCACACACCTCTCAAAATAACAACCCACTCCACTTCGGGCACTCAGCATATGCTGCCCCTCACACGTCCTGCTGTTCTGGAGATGGCTGCTGTGCACTGCCAGTGTAGGCTGTGTCCCCCTGTGCCCATGCTGAAAGCTTGTACCTTTCAGCCATCACCCGTCACATCTTGTTCTAGAACATTCCCTTCCTGCTTGAGGCAttggaactggctgcccagggagggggtGGAATCACtgtcactggaggcattcaagaaaagGGTAAGTGTTGCATTGAGTGACCTGGTTTAGTGGACATGGTAGGGATGGGTTGTTGGTTGTACTAGATTATTTTAGTTGTCCTTCTCCtcatctgctgctgccctttgggCCAGGTACCACTGTCACCACACGTGGAGGCCCAATGGAATCTCCCGGGGCTTGAACTCACCTTTATCTACAGGGAAGCACAGCCCAAACACCCTATGCATGGATAGAAGAAGTAAAGCCCTGTAAGACCCCTTCAGCTCCTGGCAGACACAGTCTGTCTATCCCCAGCTCCAGAGCTGGGCTGCATGAGATGCTGTGTGCCTCAAGATAGGATACAGAGCATGTTGATCCAGGAAAGGTGCCCAGGGAAGAGGTTTGGATGGGGACAGCTTCTGGAGACTGCTCAGACTGTGACCTTTGCAGCAGATCTCAGTCCagagagagaaggcagaaaggTGATCCTTGCTCTGGGCCAGGTGAAGGACGTgagacacagcacagcatgatGGGCGCAAACCCTGATGCAATGACCAATCGGAGCCACCTCCTGACCCACAGACTCCTGCccaaaaaagaagcagaagcaggaggAGGTAGAGCAGCCGACAGCACTGTGGCATGACCTCACCCATTTCCTTCCTCTGGCAGATGGTTCCTCACCACCCCCCAAACTCCATCCCCCCTTTCTGTTCACCCTGGTAGCTCCTGAAGTGCAGTAGCTCCTGTGATGGGAGACACAGGCTATGAGTCAGAGAATGGATCTCCAGCTTAAAAGAGAGGCCCTTTCACCCCATGACAAGATGGAGGCCAAGAGAGAGGAAAGCAAGTGAACCCCCCCCCAAGCAGCCTGCCAATGGAGATGGGTATCCTCAGTGTGTTCCCACAGCCCTAAGAACCCTCAGCCCCACCACAACAGGCCACATCCCCCTCTCCCATGAAAGCTTTATTTACACTGCTGCTCTCAGACTGCAGCTCTTCACAAAACCAGAGAAACAGCACCCAGACAGTGGGTTCAATGCATGGTGAGGATGTGTTGAGGTTCAGGGCAGGGAGGTGGCCATGCTCACAGCTGTGGCCATGCTCAGGAGGGTATGGAAGAGGGTGGAAATGGCAAGGGTGGAGAGATCAGTGCTTAGGACTCGCCAGCCTCAAACATCTTCTTCCTGCCCTCCATGCCGGATTTCTCCTCAATGTTCTTCCTCCAGTCACCCACATCACGGAGGTCCTTCTCCTGTGGAAGGGATAAGTGTGCATGATGAGCTGAACCCATGGGGTACTGACCCACCCAAACAGTGCCCTTTTACCCATCCATCTATGGGAATCTCACTACAAATGCTCAACATTTCACCTCCCCTGGAAAACTTAGCTAGGCACTCCCAGTTTCACCCTGCTGTATGTTTTTCAGGGCTGGACTCCATGTTTACAACTACatgagagttggaggaggaaACATGGGGCAGGAAGGACATTACTGAGATAAGCTCAcgctctgcctgcagggagaTGTCATCCCCAAAAGCTGGAAGCTTATGCCTTAATTGGAGTGAAAGTGGTACCTTCTCCGTGTCCTCCTTCTTGACTTGCTTCAGGTTGGCCCTGAGGTCCATGTTGACTTTGTGCTTGGAGCCCAGCAGGGCACGCAGCATGGCATCAGCAGACATACGCACCCGGCGCAGGGGTGGCCTCTTGAACTTGCCCCTCAGgtcaaacagcttctggctcaGGTCCTCCAGCTGTGGGCAAGAGAGAAATGGGCAGAAAGAGCAGAGCATGAGTTTCATGAGACAGACCATGCACAAGTGAGCAGCATGGAGAGGAACAAAGGGTGAGCCAGATGCTCCAGTGCATGCTCACCTCCTTGTTAGTCTTCTGTAGCTTCACCTCTGTGTCATACCTTTCCTCATCCACTGAATCTATCTTGGCATGGAGCTTTTTGCACAGTTCCTGGGAGGAAAAGTAGACGGATGTTGAGTAATAGACCATGCCAGGCAATTCCTCTCTCCTTACCACTTCCTTCTCCTGTCTCTGAAAGACCCTTCTACCTCTGCTAATCCCAAAGGCTGAAGAAGGATCAGACCACCACTCAATACCAACCAACTGCAGACGATGAAAGGTATTTTGCAACCCAGCTTCTGGTCTTTGTGCACCCACCTTCACACAAATGCCACCCTCATATCCTTGTACTGCCAGCCACCACCCAACACACCCCAGAGGTGCCAGTCCCTGTCTCTGCCTCCACGGTGAAGAGAGGCCCCCAGGGACAGGAAATGGTCAAGATGGGAAGGACAATCTAAATGCAGCAGGCTGAGTAGTGGAGCCCAGTACTTTCTGAAAGGGCTAAAGCACCTCTTACCTGAAGTTCCTGCATGGATCCTGGGAGGGACAGAGGAGGGCAATGCTCTGCCAGgtagttttgcttttccacttctttagcagctgcttctttttctatttcagagACAGCAAGCTGGAGCATAGCActctggaaagcagcaggagggagatcAACACAGGTTTGGGGCAAAGGAGAAGATGGGAGCTCTCCATGTCCAAAATACCAGCATCTCTGAGCAAAGAGGACTCATGGGGACTTCTGGGAAGCTCAGGATGATGCTGACCCCAGCCTCCCCCCGCACCAGAGTCTTGTCGTGTGACCCAGT
Coding sequences within:
- the TNNI2 gene encoding troponin I, fast skeletal muscle; its protein translation is MLQLAVSEIEKEAAAKEVEKQNYLAEHCPPLSLPGSMQELQELCKKLHAKIDSVDEERYDTEVKLQKTNKELEDLSQKLFDLRGKFKRPPLRRVRMSADAMLRALLGSKHKVNMDLRANLKQVKKEDTEKEKDLRDVGDWRKNIEEKSGMEGRKKMFEAGES